A DNA window from Drosophila virilis strain 15010-1051.87 chromosome 4, Dvir_AGI_RSII-ME, whole genome shotgun sequence contains the following coding sequences:
- the LOC6628250 gene encoding caspase — protein sequence MADRSRNCFDAGNGVSPEYNMSHRYRGRAVIFNNKNFEHPHLKTRQGTDVDSAFLGRVLGQLGFKVKEYTDLCSHAIMKKINKVSGRDHSDCDCILIAILSHGKLGYIYAKDKDYPLESILNPFTAERCPTLAGKPKLFFIQACQGDLMDPGYHIQRPESSGHDNETFMSYRIPLPADFLIASATIPGYCSWRNTVDGSWFIQSLCKELGSFGKTRDLLTQLTFVAQRIAVNYESFHSFDSMQHQRKQISCTMSTLTRILFFRDKSNPSND from the coding sequence ATGGCAGATCGCAGCAGGAATTGCTTTGACGCTGGAAACGGAGTGAGCCCAGAGTACAATATGTCTCATAGATATCGTGGCAGAGCAGTCATCTTTAATAACAAGAACTTTGAACATCCACACCTGAAGACACGCCAAGGCACGGATGTGGACAGCGCATTTCTTGGAAGAGTTCTTGGGCAATTGGGCTTTAAAGTAAAGGAATACACGGACCTTTGCAGCCATGCgattatgaaaaaaattaacaaagtcAGTGGTCGGGATCACTCCGATTGTGATTGTATTTTAATAGCCATCCTCTCACATGGTAAATTGGGCTACATATATGCCAAGGACAAGGATTATCCACTGGAGAGCATTTTGAATCCATTTACTGCTGAGCGATGCCCCACATTGGCGGGCAAACCGAAACTGTTCTTTATTCAGGCCTGTCAGGGCGATCTCATGGATCCCGGCTACCACATCCAGCGACCCGAAAGCTCTGGACATGACAACGAAACTTTTATGAGCTATAGAATACCACTTCCTGCCGACTTTCTGATAGCCTCTGCCACGATTCCTGGTTACTGCTCCTGGCGTAATACTGTCGACGGCAGCTGGTTTATACAGAGCCTGTGCAAAGAACTTGGCTCCTTTGGTAAGACACGGGATCTATTGACACAACTGACATTCGTTGCCCAGCGTATTGCCGTCAACTATGAGAGTTTTCATTCGTTTGACTCGATGCAGCACCAGAGAAAACAAATTAGCTGCACAATGTCCACGTTAACCCGCATATTGTTTTTTCGCGATAAAAGCAATCCATCAAACGACTGA
- the Mad gene encoding protein mothers against dpp isoform X1: MYYPPVDSYTGYRLTPPQSSHQQNNHNNNNNNSSSNNTSSSNNHNNNNSGSHIHRMDTDDVESNTSSAITTLGTLFSFQSPAVKKLLGWKQGDEEEKWAEKAVDSLVKKLKKRKGAIEELERALSCPGQPSKCVTIPRSLDGRLQVSHRKGLPHVIYCRVWRWPDLQSHHELKPLELCQYPFSAKQKEVCINPYHYKRVESPVLPPVLVPRHSEFAPGHSMLQFNQMAEPSMPHNVSYSNSGFNSHSLSNSNTSVGSPSSVNSNPNSPYDSLAGTPPPAYSPSEDGNSNNPNDGTQMLDAQMGDVAQVSYSEPAFWASIAYYELNCRVGEVFHCNNNSVIVDGFTNPSNNSDRCCLGQLSNVNRNSTIENTRRHIGKGVHLYYVTGEVYAECLSDSAIFVQSRNCNYHHGFHPSTVCKIPPGCSLKIFNNQEFAQLLSQSVNNGFEAVYELTKMCTIRMSFVKGWGAEYHRQDVTSTPCWIEIHLHGPLQWLDKVLTQMGSPHNAISSVS; encoded by the exons atgt ACTATCCGCCCGTTGATAGCTATACCGGTTATCGGTTAACTCCACCCCAAAGCAGTCACCAGCAgaacaatcacaacaacaacaacaacaacagcagcagcaacaacaccagcagcagcaacaaccacaacaacaacaacagcggcagccaCATCCACAGAATGGACACCGACGATGTCGAATCGAACACAAGCAGCGCCATCACCACATTGGGCACCCTTTTCTCATTCCAATCGCCGGCTGTGAAAAAGTTACTCGGCTGGAAACAGGGCGATGAGGAGGAGAAATGGGCCGAGAAGGCAGTCGACAGTTTGGTGAAGAAACTAAAGAAGCGCAAAGGCGCCATCGAGGAACTGGAACGTGCCCTATCCTGCCCCGGTCAGCCATCCAAATGTGTGACCATACCACGATCGCTAGATGGACGATTACAG GTATCTCATCGCAAGGGTCTGCCGCATGTGATTTATTGCCGCGTCTGGCGCTGGCCGGACTTACAGTCGCATCATGAACTCAAACCGCTCGAATTATGCCAATATCCGTTTAGCGCCAAACAGAAGGAGGTCTGCATTAATCCGTATCACTACAAGCGTGTGGAGAGTCCGGTGCTGCCGCCGGTGCTGGTGCCCAGACACTCAGAGTTTGCGCCGGGTCACTCGATGCTGCAGTTCAATCAGATGGCCGAGCCGAGCATGCCGCACAATGTCAGCTACTCGAACAGTGGCTTCAATTCGCACAGTCTCAGCAATAGCAACACATCGGTGGGCAGTCCCAGTTCGGTTAATTCCAATCCCAATTCGCCGTATGACAGCCTGGCGGGCACACCGCCGCCCGCCTACAGCCCATCGGAGGATGGCAACTCCAACAATCCGAACGATGGCACACAAATGCTCGACGCCCAGATGGGCGATGTGGCCCAGGTTAGCTACTCGGAGCCAGCCTTTTGGGCATCCATTGCCTACTACGAGCTTAATTGTCGCGTCGGCGAGGTGTTCCACTGCAATAACAATTCGGTCATTGTCGATGGCTTCACGAATCCATCAAATAACTCCGATCGCTGCTGCCTCGGCCAGCTGAGCAATGTGAATCGCAACAGTACCATAGAAAATACACGCCGTCATATAG GTAAAGGCGTTCATCTGTACTATGTAACCGGGGAGGTCTATGCCGAATGCCTGTCCGATTCTGCGATATTTGTGCAATCGCGCAATTGTAATTATCATCACGGCTTCCATCCGAGCACCGTGTGCAAAATACCGCCCGGTTGTTcattaaaaatctttaacaATCAGGAATTTGCTCAACTGCTATCGCAATCGGTTAACAATGGATTTGAGGCCGTTTACGAGCTAACAAAAATGTGCACAATACGCATGTCCTTTGTGAAGGGCTGGGGTGCTGAATATCATCGCCAGGATGTTACCTCAACGCCCTGTTGGATCGAGATACATTTGCATGGGCCGCTGCAGTGGCTGGACAAGGTGCTCACACAGATGGGATCGCCGCATAATGCAATCAGTTCCGTATCCTAA
- the Mad gene encoding protein mothers against dpp isoform X2 — MDTDDVESNTSSAITTLGTLFSFQSPAVKKLLGWKQGDEEEKWAEKAVDSLVKKLKKRKGAIEELERALSCPGQPSKCVTIPRSLDGRLQVSHRKGLPHVIYCRVWRWPDLQSHHELKPLELCQYPFSAKQKEVCINPYHYKRVESPVLPPVLVPRHSEFAPGHSMLQFNQMAEPSMPHNVSYSNSGFNSHSLSNSNTSVGSPSSVNSNPNSPYDSLAGTPPPAYSPSEDGNSNNPNDGTQMLDAQMGDVAQVSYSEPAFWASIAYYELNCRVGEVFHCNNNSVIVDGFTNPSNNSDRCCLGQLSNVNRNSTIENTRRHIGKGVHLYYVTGEVYAECLSDSAIFVQSRNCNYHHGFHPSTVCKIPPGCSLKIFNNQEFAQLLSQSVNNGFEAVYELTKMCTIRMSFVKGWGAEYHRQDVTSTPCWIEIHLHGPLQWLDKVLTQMGSPHNAISSVS, encoded by the exons ATGGACACCGACGATGTCGAATCGAACACAAGCAGCGCCATCACCACATTGGGCACCCTTTTCTCATTCCAATCGCCGGCTGTGAAAAAGTTACTCGGCTGGAAACAGGGCGATGAGGAGGAGAAATGGGCCGAGAAGGCAGTCGACAGTTTGGTGAAGAAACTAAAGAAGCGCAAAGGCGCCATCGAGGAACTGGAACGTGCCCTATCCTGCCCCGGTCAGCCATCCAAATGTGTGACCATACCACGATCGCTAGATGGACGATTACAG GTATCTCATCGCAAGGGTCTGCCGCATGTGATTTATTGCCGCGTCTGGCGCTGGCCGGACTTACAGTCGCATCATGAACTCAAACCGCTCGAATTATGCCAATATCCGTTTAGCGCCAAACAGAAGGAGGTCTGCATTAATCCGTATCACTACAAGCGTGTGGAGAGTCCGGTGCTGCCGCCGGTGCTGGTGCCCAGACACTCAGAGTTTGCGCCGGGTCACTCGATGCTGCAGTTCAATCAGATGGCCGAGCCGAGCATGCCGCACAATGTCAGCTACTCGAACAGTGGCTTCAATTCGCACAGTCTCAGCAATAGCAACACATCGGTGGGCAGTCCCAGTTCGGTTAATTCCAATCCCAATTCGCCGTATGACAGCCTGGCGGGCACACCGCCGCCCGCCTACAGCCCATCGGAGGATGGCAACTCCAACAATCCGAACGATGGCACACAAATGCTCGACGCCCAGATGGGCGATGTGGCCCAGGTTAGCTACTCGGAGCCAGCCTTTTGGGCATCCATTGCCTACTACGAGCTTAATTGTCGCGTCGGCGAGGTGTTCCACTGCAATAACAATTCGGTCATTGTCGATGGCTTCACGAATCCATCAAATAACTCCGATCGCTGCTGCCTCGGCCAGCTGAGCAATGTGAATCGCAACAGTACCATAGAAAATACACGCCGTCATATAG GTAAAGGCGTTCATCTGTACTATGTAACCGGGGAGGTCTATGCCGAATGCCTGTCCGATTCTGCGATATTTGTGCAATCGCGCAATTGTAATTATCATCACGGCTTCCATCCGAGCACCGTGTGCAAAATACCGCCCGGTTGTTcattaaaaatctttaacaATCAGGAATTTGCTCAACTGCTATCGCAATCGGTTAACAATGGATTTGAGGCCGTTTACGAGCTAACAAAAATGTGCACAATACGCATGTCCTTTGTGAAGGGCTGGGGTGCTGAATATCATCGCCAGGATGTTACCTCAACGCCCTGTTGGATCGAGATACATTTGCATGGGCCGCTGCAGTGGCTGGACAAGGTGCTCACACAGATGGGATCGCCGCATAATGCAATCAGTTCCGTATCCTAA
- the ND-B14.5B gene encoding NADH dehydrogenase [ubiquinone] 1 subunit C2 → MQASPVNDPLEILTNKGNRQPTFVSPIWNPIAGAIAGFGIALFVNWGFRKPAFSGIQNHIAFTAIGAGLGAFIDKQRDAYLAKRDAVLRHYVELHPDDFPKTDRKKYGEVLESWVPVR, encoded by the exons ATGCAGGCATCGCCAGTAAACGATCCATTGGAAATATTGACGAATAAAGGCAACCGCCAGCCGACATTCGTGAGTCCCATATGGAATCCCATTGCTGGCGCGATTGCCGGTTTCGGCATTGCGCTCTTTGTCAACTGGGGCTTCCGTAAGCCCGCTTTCTCTG GCATACAGAATCACATTGCGTTTACAGCCATCGGCGCTGGACTTGGTGCCTTCATTGACAAGCAACGCGATGCATATCTGGCCAAGCGTGATGCTGTCCTCCGGCATTACGTTGAGTTGCATCCGGACGACTTTCCGAAAACCG ATCGTAAGAAATACGGCGAGGTTTTGGAGAGTTGGGTGCCAGTCCGTTAA